The proteins below come from a single Alnus glutinosa chromosome 9, dhAlnGlut1.1, whole genome shotgun sequence genomic window:
- the LOC133877950 gene encoding peroxidase 4-like has protein sequence MASSSSSFSSIAIIAFAVLLVVVFTGSSSAQLSTHFYSKSCPKVFTTVKSAVQSAISQELRLGASLLRLHFHDCFVNGCDGSLLLDDTSSFQGEKTAGANNRSVRGFKVVDGIKSKVEKVCPRVVSCVDILAIAARDSVVTLGGPSWDVKLGRRDAKTASFSDANSTENLPSPASTLSDLISRFQTKGLSTTDMVALSGAHTIGQSRCLVFRDRIYNETNIDSSFAKLRQDQCPRKTGGRKNLAPLDLQTPTAFDNNYYKNLIEEKGLLHSDQQLYNGGSTDSLVKT, from the exons atggcttcttcttcttcttccttttcttcgaTAGCCATAATCGCATTCGCTGTACTACTTGTGGTGGTTTTCACGGGGAGCTCCTCTGCTCAACTCTCTACACATTTTTACTCTAAAAGTTGCCCCAAGGTCTTTACCACCGTGAAATCCGCTGTTCAATCTGCGATTTCACAAGAACTCCGATTGGGTGCTTCTCTCCTTCGCCTACACTTCCACGACTGTTTTGTCAAT GGTTGTGATGGGTCGTTACTCCTAGATGACACTTCGTCTTTCCAAGGGGAGAAGACAGCAGGTGCCAACAATAGATCCGTTAGGGGTTTCAAGGTTGTTGATGGCATAAAGTCAAAGGTGGAGAAAGTATGTCCGAGAGTTGTATCGTGTGTTGATATCTTAGCCATTGCTGCTCGTGACTCTGTTGTAACT CTTGGAGGTCCTAGCTGGGATGTTAAACTTGGAAGAAGAGACGCCAAGACAGCCAGCTTTTCAGATGCTAATAGTACTGAGAACTTGCCTTCTCCTGCTTCTACCCTTAGCGACCTAATCTCTAGATTCCAAACTAAAGGTCTCTCTACCACGGACATGGTTGCCTTATCTG GAGCCCACACAATTGGGCAATCACGGTGTCTAGTTTTCAGAGATCGCATATATAACGAGACCAATATTGATAGTTCATTTGCCAAGTTGAGGCAAGATCAATGCCCGAGGAAAACTGGCGGCCGCAAGAATCTTGCACCTCTAGACCTCCAAACCCCGACTGCTTTTGACAACAACTACTACAAGAACCTCATCGAGGAAAAGGGTCTTCTTCACTCCGATCAACAATTGTACAACGGTGGATCTACTGATTCACTGGTTAAAACCTAA